The Cottoperca gobio chromosome 6, fCotGob3.1, whole genome shotgun sequence genome has a segment encoding these proteins:
- the c6h15orf40 gene encoding UPF0235 protein C15orf40 homolog isoform X1 encodes MFSRSGLTITCSFLGSFSVVTLKRLSDVTPVLVPPRPGAPRCSCLLGPVLHGARASSARCSTVLVPPRPGASPLTLRTFSRNRQMPKKGKAQVKGRPSAGAAAPAEASCPVTRHKSGAVTITVHAKPGSKLSGITEVSAEAVGVAIAAPPTDGEANAELVRFLAEVLDLKKSHISLDKGSRSRDKLLRVDSSLSPEEVLRRLRQAAGRSEEEEEA; translated from the exons ATGTTTTCCCGGTCAGGTTTGACTATAACTTGTAGTTTTTTAGGGTCATTCAGTGTTGTAACGTTAAAGCGTTTATCTGACGTCACCCCGGTGCTCGTGCCTCCTCGGCCCGGTGCTCCACGGTGCTCGTGCCTCCTCGGCCCGGTGCTCCACGGTGCTCGTGCCTCCTCGGCCCGGTGCTCCACGGTGCTCGTGCCTCCTCGGCCCGGTGCTTCCCCGTTAACGTTAAGAACTTTCTCCAGAAACAGACAAATGCCAAAGAAAGGAAAAGCG CAGGTGAAAGGACGTCCGTCTGCAGGCGCAGCAGCGCCGGCAGAAGCTTCATGTCCCGTGACTCGACACAAAAGTGGAGCTGTGACCATAACGGTGCACGCCAAGCCCGGCTCCAAACTCAGCGGCATCACAG AAGTTTCTGCGGAGGCGGTGGGAGTCGCCATCGCAGCGCCGCCGACAGACGGAGAAGCAAACGCTGAGCTCGTACGTTTCCTGGCTGAAGTTCTGGACCTGAAGAAGAGTCACATATCTCTCGACAAG GGATCCAGGTCCAGAGACAAACTCCTCAGAGTGGACTCCTCTCTCAGTCCAGAGGAGGTGCTGAGGAGGCTCCGACAGGCTGCAGGGaggagtgaagaagaggaggaggcatAA
- the c6h15orf40 gene encoding UPF0235 protein C15orf40 homolog isoform X2 → MFSRSGLTITCSFLGSFSVVTLKRLSDVTPVLVPPRPGAPRCSCLLGPVLHGARASSARCSTVLVPPRPGASPLTLRTFSRNRQMPKKGKAVKGRPSAGAAAPAEASCPVTRHKSGAVTITVHAKPGSKLSGITEVSAEAVGVAIAAPPTDGEANAELVRFLAEVLDLKKSHISLDKGSRSRDKLLRVDSSLSPEEVLRRLRQAAGRSEEEEEA, encoded by the exons ATGTTTTCCCGGTCAGGTTTGACTATAACTTGTAGTTTTTTAGGGTCATTCAGTGTTGTAACGTTAAAGCGTTTATCTGACGTCACCCCGGTGCTCGTGCCTCCTCGGCCCGGTGCTCCACGGTGCTCGTGCCTCCTCGGCCCGGTGCTCCACGGTGCTCGTGCCTCCTCGGCCCGGTGCTCCACGGTGCTCGTGCCTCCTCGGCCCGGTGCTTCCCCGTTAACGTTAAGAACTTTCTCCAGAAACAGACAAATGCCAAAGAAAGGAAAAGCG GTGAAAGGACGTCCGTCTGCAGGCGCAGCAGCGCCGGCAGAAGCTTCATGTCCCGTGACTCGACACAAAAGTGGAGCTGTGACCATAACGGTGCACGCCAAGCCCGGCTCCAAACTCAGCGGCATCACAG AAGTTTCTGCGGAGGCGGTGGGAGTCGCCATCGCAGCGCCGCCGACAGACGGAGAAGCAAACGCTGAGCTCGTACGTTTCCTGGCTGAAGTTCTGGACCTGAAGAAGAGTCACATATCTCTCGACAAG GGATCCAGGTCCAGAGACAAACTCCTCAGAGTGGACTCCTCTCTCAGTCCAGAGGAGGTGCTGAGGAGGCTCCGACAGGCTGCAGGGaggagtgaagaagaggaggaggcatAA